TGGCATGATTGGTTGGGTTCAGCTACCGGCCTTTAACCCTCGTGATGTTGAGTTTGAACACAATATTGATTATGGCGCAGGTGCTTTCTTACTTGCCGCAACAGCTATGTTAGCGCTGACAGAATAATCGCTCCTCAACTTTGGCTGGCCGCCACGAAGTTAATGGATATAGCAAAAAATTAGGATGGTTATATATGAGTAAATTAGTTTACGTAACAGCACTTTTACTAGGTAGCAGCCTAGCAACAAATGTTTATGCTTCTGCAGACAGTGAGTATCTAATTGAGTATTCTGCTCAGTCACCAGTTATCGACGGGAACCCAACGGATACCGCTTGGGATGATGCAAATACCTTAACCCAGTTTAGCTTTCCGTGGCGCAGTCAACTTGCACCTGCAACAGAGTTTAAAGCGCTGTGGAACGCAGATGGTCTGTTTTTTCGCTACCGTGTAAGTGACGAAAATATTGCGATTGGTACAGACCCAAAGCGCGCCATTTTAGATTCTGACCGTGTCGAGATGTTTTTAGCTAAAGATAAGCAGCTAACGACTTATTACACGATGGAAATTGATCCGAAGGCTAGGGTGTTTAGTGCGAAGGCTTCTTATGATTCAGAAAACAAAAAAATTGGTCAATTAGATAGCACTTGGACATGGCCAGGATTAGAAACTCAAGCAACAATCGTTGACGGTGGATATATCGTTGAAACCAAGATTCCATTTATGACATTGACCTCACTTGGGCTTTGGCAAGACGAGCAGCAAACCGAACTAAATTGTGCATTGATGCGCGCCGAATTCACGCAACAAGCAGACGGTAAGTTGGATATGGGCTGGATGACTTGGATAGATCCAAATACACCTAAGCCGAACTTCCATAACCCTTATACTTTTGGACTGTGTAAATTAGTGAAATAGAATAGTCCCTGCTTATTTAAAGACACATAAAACAAATTAATCGAGAACAAAAATGAAAATTGCTCTAACTATGGAAAATAGCCAAGCGGCTAAAAATGAAATTATTCTAAAAGAACTTCAATATGTAGCTGCGCAAAGTGGCGACGAAGTATTTAACGTTGGTATGTGTGACGCAGAAGACCATCACCTAACTTACATCCACTTAGGTATTCAAACTTCTATCTTGTTGGCGGCTAAGGCGGTTGATTTTGTATTCACAGGTTGTGGTACAGGTCAGGGTGCTTTGATTGCATGTAACGCTCATTCAAACGTGGTTTGTGGTTACGCGATAGAGCCTTCTGATGCATTCCTATTTACACAAATCAATAACGGCAACGCATTGTCATTAGCGTATGCGAAAAACTTCGGTTGGGCAGCAGAACTGAATGTGCGTGGAATTTTTGAAAAAGTCATGATGTCTGGTTGCGAACGTGGCCAAGGCTACCCAGTTGAACGTGCGGTACCTCAACAACAAAACGTTGCGATCCTGAATGATGTTAAACGTGCGGTTGCTAAAGATTACCTAGCAAGTTTAAAAGCGATCGATGTTGAATTAGTACGCACAGCTTGTCGCGGTGAACGTTTCCAGAAATGTCTATTTGAAAATAGCCAAGTAGATGAAATCTCGGATTTCGTTCGTGAAATCTTGAACTAATCAGCGTCAGTACTTTAAAAGACAAGACCAATCAATTTGATTGGTCTTTGTGTTTCTATACGGTGTGCTTTTTTAGGCGCGCTATCCGGAGGCGAAATGACAAAATTTATTCAAGCATCAGAACGCCCATATATCCCATGTGAGCATCCTGATTTAAACCAGTATTTACAGCTTTTCAAACAGAACCTTATTCGTTGTAAGCTCAAGCGTCGCGATTTTGTTGATTTGGATGAGCAGATTATTGCTGTTTTTAAACAAAACACAGAGCTAAAAGTACAATGTGAATCTCTGGTTGATTATGTCGCCGAAGCTTTTGAACATTATGCGGTATGGGATTACAGTCATGCCTATTATCCTGGGGTATCAAGTCAGCAGACCGCTCGATTAGACGCTATGGAGGGCAGCAGTCGTGTGCTCCCAACGCTTGCTGCGTGGTTGCATGCCAATCCCAATACTGCTTTGAAAAGTTCGACACTAAGTGAAGCACAATTCAATTTGGTTGATTGGATTAAGTGCGCGTTTCTTGCGGGCACCAACCCTCATCATTCTGGTTATTGGGGAAATATCGAAGACTATGATCAAAGGATCTGTGAAAGTGCTGACTTGGCATTAGCATTATGGCTAAGTAAAGAGCAAGTATGGCAAACATTGGCTTCGGATGAGCAACAACAGATCGTTACTTGGTTTACTCAAGTCAATCATGTTGAAACCGTGGACAATAATTGGCACCTTTTTCCACTAACGGTTCAATTGGTAATGAAAGATTTGACCGGTGAAGATCATGTTGAGCATCATCGTTACGCACGCGTGAAAGAGTTTTTTGTTGGTGATGGTTGGTTTCGCGATGGGGCAAAAGGCAATTATGATTATTACAATGCTTGGGGTTTTCACTATTCACTTTATTGGTTAGCGCAAGTTGACCCTGAGTTTGATCCACATTTTATTCGCCATAGCTTAAGAACGTTTAGCGACAAATATCGTTACTTTTTTACCCCGCAAGGCTTCCCTTTATTTGGGCGCAGTGCGTGTTATCGTTTATCTGCTACCGCCCCTTTAATTGCCACTCTTGATGTGTGTGGCGCCAATGTACCCAACGAATATCTCGGGCAGTTTAAACGCGCGTTCAAAACCAACCTCAGCTACTTTATCTCCAATGGGGCACTACAAAAAGGACGTCCGACTCAAGGCTTGTTTGCCGATGATATTCGTCTTACAGACAACTATAGTGGTCCGGCAAGCAGCTTTTGGTCTTTAAGAGCACTAAACATCGCCTTATTCTGTGGTGACAGAATTGGCTTATGGGAAGCGAAGGAGCAGCCGTTAGAAATCGAAAAAGAGAGTTTTATGTTCTCTTTAAATGGTCCCAATATGTTGGTGGTTGGGATTCAAGAAACGCAAGAAGTGAATGTGATCTTTAAGAATGATTATATTAAGGAGCAAACGCCGCAATCGAGAAAACTTGCGTCACAATCGAGACTTAAAAAGTGGCAGGAGAGGTTGGTTGGTCGTGCAGAGCGACCGAAAAACAATCTATTACGCAAAGGTGTCACAAGCTATAGTTCGAAGCTATTTCATTTCTTCTAGCTATTGATTAGATGCTCGGTTGTTTTGCAACTAGATACTCCATTTTGGCTTCTAAACAGTAATGGAGATCTAGTTGCTCGACTCGCGCTAATCTACTGGTTTTCTGAGTGATAGCCTAATTGCTCTGATATCCGATTTGCGGCGGTTTGCAGTAGCTCAACATAGTAAGAAAGGCGTTCTTCATCGAAACGAATGGTTGGAAAAGAGATTGAAAGACCAGCAATCACCTGTCCAAATCGATCATAGACAGGGGCAGCAATGCAGCGCAAGCCAGGCTCTTGTTCTTCATTATCCTGTCCATATCCCTGTTCTCTGACAAGGATCAACTCTTCGATCAGTTGGTCGACGTTCTCCAGCGTTTTATCCGTGTGTTTGACAAAAGTAACATCGGCGAGCGCTTGCTTCACAAAATCAGTTTCACGCTCTGCCAGCAATACCTTGCCAATCGCTGTGCTGTATAGCGGATTGCGGCGTCCAATTCGAGATTGCATGCTTAGGTTATAGCCTGAATCGATTTTGTGGATATAGATAATACCATCTTCATCCAACGCACCAAGGTGAAGAGCTTCATTGGTTTGCTCAGCGATAATGCGCATCTGTTTATCGGCAATAGCAATGAGATCGACGTATTCCAGCGATTTCGCACCAAGCTCAAACAGTTTCAAGGTTAAGCTGTATTTATCCGCTTCACCTTCTTGAGCGACATAGCCCAACATTTTCATTGTTTGTAGGAAGCGGTATGTGGTTGCTTTAGACATCATCAAGCGTTGAGAAAGCTCAGAGACACCGATGTCTTTTTGCTCCCCAAGAGCTTGAAGAATGCTGAATACCTTCATTACCGAAGAGACGGCTTCTGGCTGAGTGGCCTTTTCCATTGTTCACCTTGTGCATGTTGGGACATGTTGAATTGGGTTCATTATACATAGCACGCTTAGTGCCGCTACTAATTTAAATTGCGACTCAATAAAATTGAAACGATGTTTTGTTTTTGTTAGGTGGTTTTGTGATGCGTACAGTTATTTTTGAAACGATGTTTTAAAAATAACTGTACGGCTTTTCATATTGTTGTTATTTTGCCTGAACAGAGTGAAATTTGTGCTGAAAACCTTTCAGCACTTAATGCAGTTTTTAAGGAATAGATATGATTCTTAATTCGTTCAATCTTCAAGGTAAAGTGGCTATCGTAACTGGTTGTGATACTGGTTTAGGTCAAGGTATGGCGCTGGGTTTGGCTAATGCTGGCTGTGATATTGTTGGTGTAAACATCGTTGAGCCAACGGAGACGATTGCACTTATCGAGCAAACTGGACGTAAGTTTGTTGATGTTCGTGCTAACTTGATGAAGCTTGATGATATCCCTGCAATTGTTGATCGTGCAGTGACAGAGTTTGGACGTATCGATATTCTGGTGAACAATGCAGGTATCATTCGTCGCAACGATGCGATTGATTTCTCAGAGCAAGATTGGGATGACGTAATGAACATCAACGTTAAGTCGGTGTTCTTCCTATCTCAAGCAGTGGCAAAACAGTTTATTGCTCAAGGTCAGGGCGGTAAGATCATTAACATCGCATCAATGTTATCGTTCCAAGGTGGTATTCGCGTTCCTTCATACACCACATCAAAGAGCGGTGTGATGGGTGTTACACGTCTAATGGCGAACGAGTGGGCTAAGCACAACATTAATG
The genomic region above belongs to Vibrio ponticus and contains:
- a CDS encoding CBM9 family sugar-binding protein, with translation MSKLVYVTALLLGSSLATNVYASADSEYLIEYSAQSPVIDGNPTDTAWDDANTLTQFSFPWRSQLAPATEFKALWNADGLFFRYRVSDENIAIGTDPKRAILDSDRVEMFLAKDKQLTTYYTMEIDPKARVFSAKASYDSENKKIGQLDSTWTWPGLETQATIVDGGYIVETKIPFMTLTSLGLWQDEQQTELNCALMRAEFTQQADGKLDMGWMTWIDPNTPKPNFHNPYTFGLCKLVK
- a CDS encoding RpiB/LacA/LacB family sugar-phosphate isomerase translates to MKIALTMENSQAAKNEIILKELQYVAAQSGDEVFNVGMCDAEDHHLTYIHLGIQTSILLAAKAVDFVFTGCGTGQGALIACNAHSNVVCGYAIEPSDAFLFTQINNGNALSLAYAKNFGWAAELNVRGIFEKVMMSGCERGQGYPVERAVPQQQNVAILNDVKRAVAKDYLASLKAIDVELVRTACRGERFQKCLFENSQVDEISDFVREILN
- a CDS encoding DUF2264 domain-containing protein — its product is MTKFIQASERPYIPCEHPDLNQYLQLFKQNLIRCKLKRRDFVDLDEQIIAVFKQNTELKVQCESLVDYVAEAFEHYAVWDYSHAYYPGVSSQQTARLDAMEGSSRVLPTLAAWLHANPNTALKSSTLSEAQFNLVDWIKCAFLAGTNPHHSGYWGNIEDYDQRICESADLALALWLSKEQVWQTLASDEQQQIVTWFTQVNHVETVDNNWHLFPLTVQLVMKDLTGEDHVEHHRYARVKEFFVGDGWFRDGAKGNYDYYNAWGFHYSLYWLAQVDPEFDPHFIRHSLRTFSDKYRYFFTPQGFPLFGRSACYRLSATAPLIATLDVCGANVPNEYLGQFKRAFKTNLSYFISNGALQKGRPTQGLFADDIRLTDNYSGPASSFWSLRALNIALFCGDRIGLWEAKEQPLEIEKESFMFSLNGPNMLVVGIQETQEVNVIFKNDYIKEQTPQSRKLASQSRLKKWQERLVGRAERPKNNLLRKGVTSYSSKLFHFF
- the kdgR gene encoding DNA-binding transcriptional regulator KdgR, which encodes MEKATQPEAVSSVMKVFSILQALGEQKDIGVSELSQRLMMSKATTYRFLQTMKMLGYVAQEGEADKYSLTLKLFELGAKSLEYVDLIAIADKQMRIIAEQTNEALHLGALDEDGIIYIHKIDSGYNLSMQSRIGRRNPLYSTAIGKVLLAERETDFVKQALADVTFVKHTDKTLENVDQLIEELILVREQGYGQDNEEQEPGLRCIAAPVYDRFGQVIAGLSISFPTIRFDEERLSYYVELLQTAANRISEQLGYHSENQ
- the kduD gene encoding 2-dehydro-3-deoxy-D-gluconate 5-dehydrogenase KduD; its protein translation is MILNSFNLQGKVAIVTGCDTGLGQGMALGLANAGCDIVGVNIVEPTETIALIEQTGRKFVDVRANLMKLDDIPAIVDRAVTEFGRIDILVNNAGIIRRNDAIDFSEQDWDDVMNINVKSVFFLSQAVAKQFIAQGQGGKIINIASMLSFQGGIRVPSYTTSKSGVMGVTRLMANEWAKHNINVNAIAPGYMATNNTAALRADETRNKEILDRIPAGRWGEPSDLAGPCVFLASNASDYINGYTIAVDGGWLSR